One Nonomuraea angiospora DNA segment encodes these proteins:
- a CDS encoding ABC transporter permease — MNQLEILRFALRGLLANKMRSSLTTLGILIGVAAVIMLVAVGEGSSQSITRNIQRLGANTLTISPQFSGGGGGGGGGMRAPGGGTNTGPRTQARQLSLADAKALTDRTLAPSVRSVSPVVTASSSTATYGAASHAISQFVGTYPSYFEAVNKPVSKGTYFFNDDVLAARKVVVLGQTVVEELFGTVDPIGKQVSVSGVPFTVVGVLKETGSTGMQDADDVAIAPLPAVQQSLSGFGSLSSIVVQASGADTTTAAQAEVTAILNQRHGIKNDNADYRILNQATLQETVSAATGTFTVLLGAVAAISLLVGGIGITNIMLVTVTERTREIGIRKAIGAPRSAILGQFLLEATLLSLVGGLSGVLVAFIGTRFTVAGIEPVLVPSSVALALSVSVGIGLFFGSYPANRAAKLRPIQALRHE, encoded by the coding sequence GTGAACCAGCTCGAGATCCTCCGCTTCGCGCTGCGCGGCCTGCTGGCCAACAAGATGCGCAGCTCGCTGACCACGCTCGGCATCCTCATCGGCGTCGCCGCGGTCATCATGCTGGTCGCCGTCGGCGAGGGCTCCTCGCAGAGCATCACGCGCAACATCCAGCGCCTCGGCGCCAACACCCTGACGATCTCCCCGCAGTTCTCGGGCGGCGGCGGCGGTGGTGGCGGTGGCATGCGGGCGCCCGGCGGCGGCACGAACACCGGCCCGCGCACCCAGGCCAGGCAGCTCAGCCTGGCCGACGCCAAGGCGCTGACCGACAGGACCCTGGCGCCCTCCGTCAGGAGCGTCTCGCCGGTCGTGACCGCCTCTTCCTCGACCGCCACGTACGGCGCCGCCAGCCACGCGATCTCGCAGTTCGTCGGCACCTACCCCAGCTACTTCGAGGCCGTCAACAAGCCGGTCTCGAAGGGCACCTACTTCTTCAACGACGACGTGCTGGCCGCCAGGAAGGTCGTGGTGCTCGGCCAGACCGTCGTGGAGGAGCTGTTCGGCACCGTCGATCCCATCGGCAAGCAGGTCAGCGTGTCCGGCGTGCCGTTCACGGTCGTCGGGGTGCTGAAGGAGACCGGGTCCACCGGCATGCAGGACGCCGACGACGTGGCCATCGCGCCGCTGCCCGCCGTACAGCAGAGCCTGAGCGGGTTCGGCTCGCTCAGCTCGATCGTCGTGCAGGCGTCCGGGGCCGACACCACGACGGCGGCGCAGGCCGAGGTCACGGCCATCCTCAACCAGCGGCACGGCATCAAGAACGACAACGCCGACTACCGCATCCTCAACCAGGCCACCCTGCAGGAGACCGTCAGCGCGGCCACCGGCACCTTCACCGTGCTGCTGGGCGCCGTGGCCGCGATCTCGCTGCTGGTGGGCGGCATCGGCATCACCAACATCATGCTGGTGACCGTCACGGAGCGCACCCGCGAGATCGGCATCCGCAAGGCGATCGGCGCGCCCAGGAGCGCGATCCTGGGCCAGTTCCTGCTGGAGGCCACGCTGCTGAGCCTGGTCGGCGGGCTGTCCGGGGTGCTGGTGGCGTTCATCGGGACCAGGTTCACCGTGGCCGGCATCGAGCCGGTCCTCGTGCCGTCGTCGGTGGCGCTCGCGCTGAGCGTGTCGGTGGGGATCGGGTTGTTCTTCGGCAGTTATCCCGCCAACCGGGCGGCCAAGCTGAGGCCGATCCAGGCCCTGCGCCACGAGTAA
- a CDS encoding response regulator transcription factor translates to MTREPEARLLVVDDEPNIRELFSASLRMAGFEVLTAADGMEALRVAEESSPDLVMLDVMLPDLDGLAVAGRLRSRGRRVPVLFVTAKDTFEDRIAGLGLGEDYVTKPFSLEEVIARIRAVLRRTRRGVPPPNRLRVADLELDEESHEVWRDGIPVKLSPTEFRLLRYFMLNVGRVLSKTQILDHVWNGDWRTDVGLVESYVSYLRRKVDTGDRKYLHTLRGVGYILRPPRL, encoded by the coding sequence ATGACGCGCGAGCCCGAAGCCCGGCTGCTGGTGGTCGATGACGAGCCCAACATCAGGGAGCTGTTCTCGGCCAGCCTGCGCATGGCCGGCTTCGAGGTGCTGACCGCGGCCGACGGCATGGAGGCCCTGCGGGTGGCCGAGGAGAGCTCGCCTGACCTGGTGATGCTCGACGTCATGCTGCCCGACCTGGACGGCCTGGCGGTCGCGGGCAGGCTGCGGTCCCGCGGCCGCCGGGTCCCGGTGCTGTTCGTGACCGCGAAGGACACGTTCGAGGACCGCATCGCGGGGCTGGGCCTGGGCGAGGACTACGTGACCAAGCCGTTCAGCCTGGAGGAGGTCATCGCCAGGATCCGGGCGGTGCTGCGCAGGACCCGGCGCGGCGTGCCGCCGCCCAACCGGCTGCGGGTGGCCGACCTGGAGCTGGACGAGGAGAGCCACGAGGTGTGGCGCGACGGCATCCCGGTGAAGCTGTCGCCGACGGAGTTCAGGCTGCTGCGGTACTTCATGCTCAACGTGGGCCGCGTGCTGTCGAAGACGCAGATCCTCGACCACGTCTGGAACGGCGACTGGCGCACCGACGTCGGGCTCGTCGAGTCGTACGTCTCCTACCTGCGGCGGAAGGTGGACACGGGGGACCGCAAATACCTGCACACGCTGCGCGGGGTGGGCTACATCCTGCGCCCGCCGCGCCTATGA